Genomic DNA from Salinibacter pepae:
CGGATGGTCCTCCCCCTCGTTCTCCAGCAGGGAGATCGCGACGATCAGGGCGACGGAGAGGAAAAACACGATCAGCATCCGGTTCAGAAACGCGACCCCCGGCGCCCAGAATTTGAAGGCCGCCGAGAGCGGAATGCTCAGGACCGCCGACACCAGGGCCGCGTTCGGGGTGGCCTTGCTCCAGAACAGCCCCAGCACGAAGATGGCGAGGACGCCCGGGCTCACAAACCCGGTGTACTCCTGAATGTACTGGAAGACCTGGTCGAGGTCGGCCAACTGCGGGGCCAGGGCGGCGGCCACCACAATGCAAATCAGTGCGACCGCCCGCCCAATCCGTACCAGGCGCCGCTCGGACACCGCCTCCTGGCTGGTGTAGTTGCGGTAGAGGTCCATCGTGAAAATTGTGGAGGCGCTGTTCATCATCGACGCCAGCGAGGAGATGATCGCCGCCACCAGCGCCGCGAAGGCCAGCCCGCGAAAGCCCGACCCCACGTACTCCCCCAGCAGCCAGGGATAGGCCTCGTCGCCCCGCTGGATGGGGGCGTCCAGCGCAAACGCCACGATGCCCGGCACCACCACGATGAGGGGAAGGAGCAGCTTCAGGTAGCCGGCGAAGGCCAGGCCCCGCTGGGCCTCCTTCAGGCTCTTGGCGGCCAGGGCCCGCTGGATGATGTACTGGTTGCAGCCCCAGTAGAACAGGTTGGCCACCCACAGGCCCCCAAACAGCACGCTCAGGCCGGGAAGGAGCTGGTAGGCGTCTTTCAGGGCCCCCTCGTCGTTGCGGTACATCAGCTCCCCCTCGAACAGGATCATGTTGAACCGGCCCGAGGCGTCGCTCATCAGCTGCGTAAAGCCCCCGACGACCCCGGCCTCGCTGCCGCCGTAGGCGTCGAGCGCGACCCAGGTCGTGAGAAGCCCCCCGCCGACCAGCACCACCACCTGAACCACGTCGGTCCAGGCCACGGCCTTGAGGCCCCCGTACAGGCTGTAGGCGGTGGCGACCGCGGCCAGCCCGAGGACCGACGCCCAGAGCGGGAGGCCCATGATGACGTTGATCGACAGGCCGCCCATGTAGAGCACCGACGTCAGGTTCACGAACACGTACACCAGCAGCCAAAAAATAGCGAGCAGCATCCGCACCCGCCCGTCGTAGCGCTCCTCCAGGAACTGGGGCATCGTGTAGATCTCCTTCTCCAGGTAGATGGGCAGGAAGAACCAGGCGATCACCAGCAGCGTCACCGCCGCCATCCACTCGTAGGAGGCGATGGCCAGGCCCACCCGGAAGCCCGAGCCGCTCATGCCGATGAACTGCTCGGCGGAGATGTTGGCCGCGATGAGCGAGGACCCGATGGCCCAGAACGGAAGCGCCTTGCTGGCCAGGAAGTAGTCGGCGCTGTCTTTCTCCGTTCCCTCTTCCTCCCGGGACACCCAGAGGCCGAGCCCGACGATAACAAGCAGGTAGACGCCGAAGATGATGTAGTCCAGCGTCGTAAACGCGACGGCGGCGGGGTCCATGTATCAGTGCGCAGTGGTGAAACGGACGGAGAGCAGGGCACGCGCGCTTCCGATTTGGAGCGAGCGCTCCTAAAAAAGCGCTCCCGAGGCGCAGGCGCAAGGCGACGGGCGGCCGTTGCGGAGGGCAGAACAGCAGTGCGGCCCCCAGGGCCGGGGCCGCAGCGCGCAACAACGAGTCGGAGCTTGTCGGCGAGGGCGTCGCACCGCCGGTGTGGATGCCTCGTGTGGGGCCCCATGCCCTTGCCCCCGAGGGGAAAGCCTGCGGAAATGAAAATAGACGGAAGGCGGGTGCCTGGACGAGCCGGCGGCGAGAGGCAGTGGAGCCGGACGGCCCGCCGCCTACCTCATTTCCTCCGGAACCGACAGGTCGTCGAGCCCCTCCACGTCGTCCCCCACGGCCTCGGCGGCGGTCGTGCCGGTGTAGACGAGGAAGTTGAGGCCGCGGTCGAGCAGGCTCTGGGCGAGGAGCATGCTGGCGAGGGGCGCCTCCGGAATCTGGAGCGGCCCGGACAGGCCCACGCCCGCGCTCATGAACACGAGGCCCCGGGACGGCACGAACGGGACCTGCTGGATCACGATGTACAGCGCGAGCAGCGTGATCCAGGTGCCCGCCGAGACCCCCGGGATGACCACGGCCCACTGCGTCACCTGCAGGCCGTTGTTGAGGACGAAACGAACAAAGTGGCCGGCGGCGAAGAGCCCCAGCAGCGACGAGGGGAGGGACAGGATGGAGCGCCGGAAGGCCACGACGGCGCTCACGAGGATGATCAGCACGGCCACGCCGGCCCCGAGCGTGTAGGCCTCCGACGGCAGGTACTGGCGGAGCAGCTCAATCTGGCCGGTGAGGAAGAAGACGGCCAGCAGCCCGAAGGCCACGCTGGTGGACGCGACCGAGGAGATGACCACGTTGTCCTTCACGGTGCGGAGCACGGTTCCCGTGCCCAGGTTGGTCTCGCGGCGGGCCCACAGGTAGAAGTAGGCCTCCCCGGAGTAGCCGAGCACGTCGTTGTTCAGGACCCGTTTTCGGAAGAGGACGGGCAGGAGGTCGCGGTACTGGGCGCCCCAGGCCGTCCCGTAGAGGACCGCCTCGGTGAGGGGCAGGGTGCCGTACATGAGCAGCAGCAGGACGTAAAACCAGGGCGTAACGGGGAGGGCGCGTGCCACCTCCCCCCACCCGATGGCCGTAAGCTCGTAGGCCAGGTACGCCACGATGCCCCCCACGAACAGCCAGCGGAGGCCGGTCCGAACCCACGCCCCTACGGGGCTTTCGGTGAACCGAGTCCAGCGGGCACGGAGGGTGGAAAGGGTCTCGTAGAACCGCTGGAGCATGAGGGCCCGAAGAGCCGAGCGAAAGAAGAGGAGAGAACTACCGAGGTCAAAGGGGGGCGCGCTGCTTCAACGTCTCGTGCAGCGCAGCGGCGCGCCGTCGCGTTTCCGAAGAGAGGGCGGCGGTCTCGACGGAATGGGAGCGGGGCGGACGCACCTGATCGGCCTGACCGGTGAGGGCGGATGGGTCCACAGAAATGAGATCGGCCAAACGAGAAAGGGTGGTGCGCGGTTCGTCAACGAGGCGGTCGTACGCGAGAAGGACCGTATTTTCGTCGGCGTGGGCCAGCACGTGCTGGTAGGCCGCGATCCAGTACCGGACCCAGAAGGCAAGGGTCGTCGGCTCGGGGGCGTCGTCGACCCAGCCGTCGAAGTTTACGGGGCGAAGGCCGTGCCCAAACTCATGGTGCCCGATGGCTTCCATGTATTCCCGCACGAAGTCATCGTCGTCGTGCAGCTGGAGGAAGCGTTCGTGCTGCTGCAGCATCGAGGCCGCCTGCTGGAGCGGGGCACGGAACGGGACCACGAACGTGCCGGCCTCAAGCGGCCGGGGGAGGGCTCCGAGACGGGCAATGTTGAGGTTGTTCTTCGAGAGGTAGCGCAAATCGGCCGAGGGGGCGTCCCGCCGTACGGCCACGACCTTGCGCATGTGGGACTCGTAAAACGTGTCGAACGCGGGGTCGTGGTCGTCGGCCGACCAGGGCTGGATGCAGTGGCCCCGATACGCGTCCGGCCAGAAGTGCTTCCAGATCATTTCCTCGAAGGCTTCGGGGCTCTTGCCCGACACCTGAAGCCCGTCGCCGTGTGCCCGTTCGGCCGTCTGGGTCCCGCCGTCGAACTGGTCGGAGAACCGGTCCCAGAACAGCGGGCACAGCAGAAACGGCATGTCCTGATACGTGTGACTCGCGAACCGGCCCGTGTTCCACAGGAGGCGCAGCACAATGGTCGTGCCCGAGCGGGGGAGCGCCGTGATAAAAACCGGATCGTCGACCGAAATCGAGCTGAGGGTGTCCCGGTACAGAATGTTCTCTACGTCGGACAGGGCGTGCTGGGCCGTGCCGGCGCGGAAGGCCGTGCGGTGGAGAAGCCGGTCGAGCCATCCGTAGCGGTCCTCGAAAGTCATGATGCACGGGTGCGTTGAACGAGGACGTATGCGAGCAGGCCGACCGCCGTCGTCACGGCGAGAAAATCAATGCGCTGCAAGGTGGCAAAAGTCTCACCAAATGAGCCGATGCCCGCACGGCCAAGAAGCCAGACGCCCCCCAGAGGAAGCCCCAGTGCGAGGGCGCTCCCTCCCACCAGGCGGCCCAGAAGCCCGAAAAGCTTCCGGGCGCGATTCTGCAGGGCCGTTTCCTTCGCCGCGTCATCCAGGGAGTCGTCCCGAAGCACCCGAAGACAGGTGGTGCTGTGCCGCCCCACCTGGCGGGCGTGCCCGGGGAGGCGGAGGCGTTCGATGATGAGGGCAAAGCCGACCACGACGCCGGCGGCGAGAACAATGTTCATTCGACCGAAGGATCTGCGTCCGAGGAGGAGGCCGCTGGGGCCGCGTGCTCCGGCTCCTCGTCGGTCGTGCTCTGGAGGAGACGCTTCAGGGGAAACCAGATGAAGCCGAAGAGAGAGGCGAGCAGGGCCGCAATCGCTGCGAGAAGGGCCCCGATGCCCGAAATCACGCTTCCGGGCCCCCCGTACGCGTGGGCGCTGTCCGGGAGCGCCAGGCAAAGGAGCGTGAAGGCGACGAAGGCGACGAGGAGTCGAGGGGCGGATCGTGTGGTCATGGTGGTGTCGGTTGAGCTATTGTGGTGTGGGTGTGCGAACGAAGTCTTTCGAGGCGCAGGGCCACTCGTTGATCTCATCGGGAGACAGGTCGTACCGGGTGCCCTCCTGCACCGCAGGGACCGTCGAGCCCTCGTGGGGAGGATGGATCCACTCCCAGACCGTACGGCCGTCTGGGGCGACCTCCATGACTCGTCCCGCATGGTGCTCAGTCAGAAGCAGGTTGCCATTATCGAGCAACTGCCACTTCCCCCCCTTTTTGGTGTGGAAGGATTCAGACTGAGGCGTCGGGAAGATTTTTCTCGTGGAGTCAGTGTGAGGTTGAATTCCGATGATGCGGGTTCCCCCCTGCACAGTCCCCCGCTCGGTGAAGTCCCGGTTATTATCAAACACCCCGATCCAGCCGTCGCCGATGAAGTCGGGGTCGTGCTGCATGATAAAAGGCTCAGACGCGTGCCACTTCACCGTTTCCGTCTCGGGGTCGAGGACGAACACGAGATGGACGTTGCGCAGAGAGACCAGGAGGTCCCCAGCCTCGAACAGCGGGTACGCGTCGGCCATGGAGGGAGGCAGGGGCTCCACGTCATTCAAGTGCGTTGGGTCTGTGCTGGGCAGGTCAGACTCGGGGCTTTCCTGCTGTCCTGATATGTATGCCTTACTGACGTAGCGGGCCAAATCACTGCCGTACAGTATGTCGAGGACACCGATGGTCTGGAGCACTTGGCCCTCCGGTGAGATGCGAGTAAGCCGATCGAAGTAGGCGGCCTCCAGTCCGGGATACCCGTCTGGATAGGCACTGCTCGTGCGACGAAGAGACTGTGTAAGGTCAGAAACCCAAAACGACCCATCCGCGGCCCGGTCGATGGAGTGGTGGGTGCCAATGGGCAAACGCCACTCTACGTTGCCGCAGGCATCCACACGTGCCGTTCCCCCGTGCTCCACGTTGAACAGCACGTCGCCGTTGGGAAGCAGGTGGGATCCGTGAAGGTAGTGCTTTCGGCTCAGGTCAAGAGAATCGGCGAAGAGGGCCGTCTCGTCAATCCGCCATTCGTGGAGCACGTCGCCGGTCCGGTTGATGAGCCGAACGCGAGGCGACCATCCCTCCGGGCCCTTCCACGTGGAGGTAAGCAGCGTGACGCCGTCCTGCATCGCATCGGGCCGTTCGAGCCGGACGCCGCTGCGGTTGTGTACCCTGGGCTTTAGGAAGGTCGGGGGCTCGACCGTCGATCGGGCCTGCATCCATGCCTGTTTCAGAACATCATTGGGAGGCACCCGGGCCGCCCGCACCGCGAAGCCAATCAAAAAGGCCAGCAGTGCCACCGAGGCAACAAACCAAACTTTCAAAAATTTGCTCGGCATCGGGTGAGACGGGAAGAGGGAGCGAATTTTATGGAAAACTGGTACGCCGCTGCGACAAAAATATGTAAAGCAGGGCCACGAAGGCAACTGTTGTTACAGGGACGTTGTGTCCGTTCGCGGAGAAGACGAGGGGACGGCGGCCGCTCGAACCGGGTCACGTGGCGTTGAGAACCTGTTTGGCGGATGGATATTCAGCCGAGACACAGCGGGCAACGTGCATGAACGGAGCCCAAACGAGCCCTGTAGCGGGGGCCGAGCAGAAGCGAGGTCATGCCTCTGATGCGCTACCGGGCGATGATGCGCCACCGGGCGAGTGCAGAAGCCGTTCTGCGCTGGGAACGCAGTGACCGAGTAGTGCCTGGGCTGCACGCGATCCGCGACATCGCAGGCCATAGACAGCCCGCCAAACAGGTTCTGAGCCCTTTACGGACGGGGCCAGTGCTACGCCACCTCCGACAGCACCGCGTGGACGTTCCGGGCCACCTCCTGCCAGTTGGCCGTGCGCCGGGTGCGCGTGCGGCCCTGGCGCCCCAGGGTCGCGAGCCGCTCCGGGGCGTGCAGCAGAGAAGCGAGGGCGGAGGCCAGGGCGGTTGGGGCGGCCGGGGGCACGAGCAGGCCGGTCTCCCGATCCACGATCGCGTCCGGGATGCCCCCAGAGCGTGCCCCGACGGCGGGGGTGCCGCAGGCGTTGGCCTCCAGAAAAACGAGCCCGAATCCCTCCACGTCGGGCGGGGCCTCGCGGGCCGGCATGACGAAGAGGTCGGCCGCGGAGTAGTAGGCGGGCAACGCGTCGTCGGCCACGTGCCCGACGAAGTGGACCCGGTCGGACACGCCCCGGCGAACGGCCAGCCGCTCCAGCCGACTGCGGGCGGGGCCGGTGCCGGCGACCACGTACCGCACCTCCGGCACGGAGGCGGCGATGCGGGGAAGGGCCCGGAGAACCGTGTCGACGCCCTTCCGCGGGACCAATCGCCCGACCGTGAGCAGCATCGGGCGGGCCCCGATGCCGAGGCGGTCGCGGAGCGCCCTGCCCCCTCGGGGACGAAAGCGCTCCGGGTCCGTGCCGTTCGGCACCACGCGGAGACGGGCGGGCGGGACGCCCTGGTCTTCGAGGAGGCCCGCCGTATACCGACTCACCGGGAGGAGGGCGTCGGGCTGCGCCAGCGACCACCGCCGAAACCGGTCGTAGGCGGCCCCAAGCCCGGGGCGGCCCGACAGCGGGTTGAAGAGCAATTCGCGCCCGTGGGCGGCACAGACGATGCGGCGTGGGTAGCCGGTGAGCCATCGGGCGAGTGCGGACGCCCCCACGGTTTGCCATTGGGCATGAACGGCCACGTCGGCCCGCAAACGAACGGCCCGCCGGGCGACAGTGGGAAGGGCGGTAACCGGCAGCCAGTCGGGGCGCCCGCGAACGCGGTTGACGGCGGGAGGCGCGGCCCGGTCGACCCTCGCGGCAGAGGGGCGACGGGGGGCGATCACCTCAAGGGCCTCCACCCGCTCGGCCAGCCGGGTCGCGACCTCCCAGGAGTACGTCTGAATGCCGCCTACGTCCGGCGGGAAGTCCTGGGTGACAAACAGGAGGCGCATACGAAGGGCACGAACGCAAGGAGGCAGGGCGCGTCTCGCTCAGGGGGGGCGACCTACGAGGACGCGACGGTGGCCGGCGCGCGGTCGAGGCCGTAGTCGATGAGCCGGTGCCACGGCAGGCCCAGCAGAATGAGAAGAATGGTCGAGGCCTGAAAAAAGATGTTCATGCTGAACAAGATGCCGAAGTGCATGCCCACCACGAGCATAACCACGAGGTATCGGTACTTGCCCCACCACATGAGGAAGCTAACGGCCTCGGTGAGCAGGCCCACGAGCAGAATGAGCGTGCCGAAGTGGTAGTCGTAGAAAACCAGATCCTGGAGCATGGAGGCGTCAAAGCTCCCGAACCTGGAGAGGGTGTCGACCTTCCGTTCGCCGATCCACATCAGGAGGTGACGCCCGTCGGGCCACGTGATGCCGGTGCCGATGAGCTTGCACACGGCGGCGGAGGTGTAGCCGAGGCCGATGAAGAAGTAGAGGAAGCCGAACGTGAAGCGACGGCGCTGGCGTTCGCCCTGGAAGACAACGAGGGCCAGCCCCAGCCCGAGAACACCCATGCCGATGAGGTTGGACCCGTGTGAGATCTCGCCCAGGGAGTACCGGGCCACGTACTGCAGGTGAAAGGCCAGGAGGGCCCACAGGTAGGCCGGGCGCCAGAGCCGGAAAAACCCGACCAGCCCGAGCACGCCGACCAAAACGGCATTGATGAGGGCCACGTTGTGGTCGAACATGAACGACACGTCGATGTAGTTCGCCAGTCCCAAGGGGAGCAGGACCGAGCTGATATTTTGCTGGATGTAGACGCCCCAGGTCCAGCAGAAGTAAACGGCGTACCCCATGATGAACAGCTCCAGCCCCCGAAAGAAGAGGCGACGCCCCTTCGTGTCCGGCGGTGTGTTCTCGAAGAGTTCGTAGCGGAGGGTGTGCGCGAAGCGGGCCAGTGTAGACATGGGGGCGGCAACGGACAAGGCGGAAGCACAGCGGACCGACCGACGAAGGCGTCAGGAGGGCGGGGAGGTAGACGCCACCGTGCGGGCCGTTGGGGAGGGGTTGAGCCGGGTCGTGTCGGGCTCGAAGAGGAGTACCGGTGTGGCGGTGACCCCCACAGAATCCGAGTCCAGTTTGCCGCGGACCCGAAAGATGAACAGCGGTGCCGAAAGGGACCGGCCCTTGGTGAAGAGACTCCGCAGCCCCTGCACACGTTCGTCGGACCACCGGTCGGTCTTCGACACGTAGTTGGCCACGTCGTTCTGGTTGATGCCCTTCGGCGCCAGTGGGTAGGACGCGCCGGGAAGGCTCTGAAGCGATACCGCGTCCCACGAGAGGGTATCGGGGTCGGTCTGGGATGGCATCTCGCGGACCATGGCCCGGGTCCAGGGATTGCCCGCCTGCGAGAACATCGGGTAGATGCTAAACGGCCAAAATTCACCGAGGTGAGTAGCTACGAGCAGGGCGTAGACCACCAACACCCCACCCACAATTTGGAGGGCGCGCTTGGGAAAACCCATGGGACAAAAGGTCGACTACTGAGAGAATACCTGTCGAAAGAGGAAAACTGCCGGCTTGGGGGACGGCTCCCGGTGCTCTTCGGAGCGGACCCATCGAGGAACGGTACGCCCGCAGAAAAGGGCCAGTGGAACGCAGCGTAAATTTCGGCACAACGGGACGTAGAAGTCAAGCCGTCCGGTCTGTAGGCGGGCACGGAAAGGAGGACGTGTAGGACGAGCGCGAGTGCGCAATTGGTCTCGGAATTTGGTGTAAACGTTTCGGTGAGGGAGCACGCCGCAACCGTGTGTGTTTCTGTGGGGCCTCTTTGGAACTGCGCGGCTGGACCGAGGCGGCACCCGGCACAGTTACTTCTGAAAGGCCGGACGCGGCGTCATGGACGGAGCGTGGCCGTGAACGGAACGGATCAGAACGCGCGAAGAATGGGGGAGAAGGTGCTCACTCCTTTTCAACCAAATGCTCTCCTATGCCCCACTCTATTCTTCCAACATACTCAGCGCTTTTTGGCGAGACGGTCCGTCGACTGGGACTGTGTGTCGGGGGGCTGGCTCTGGGGGTTGCCCTCTCTGCCCCTGAGGCCGGGCACGCACAGGAGGCGACTTCGAATGAGAGGGACCCGGTGATTGTCGACAACTTCGAAGACGACACGCCCGGGACGTTTCCCGACGGATGGGTGTTCGTGAAGTCGGATGAGGACATCCAGTCGTATGAGGAGAGTCGCAATCCGGGCGAGACCGTGGAGGTGCGGGAGGAGAACGAGAACCGCTACGTCCGGCTCATCACAGACGGAGAGGCGCTGCGGTACACAAAGCGCAACGGCGTCGACTTTGAGTGGAACCTGAAGGACCACCCCCGCCTCACGTGGCGCTGGCGGGCGCAGCAGCTGCCGGAGGGCGCCAGCGAAAAAGGCCAGAACGACACCGGGGGTGCGGTGTACGTGACGTTCGGGTCAGACTGGCTGGGGCGGCCGAAGAGCATCAAGTACACCTACAGCTCCTCCCTGCCCGTGGGCACGACCGTCTCCTTCGGCCCGCTGAAAGTCATCGTCGTCGACTCGGCCCGTGAGCCGCGCACGGGGGAGTGGGAGACGGTGCAGCGGCGCATCCGGGACGACTACCGGCAGGTGTTTGGCGAGGATCCCCCCGATCGCCCGGTGTCGATCACGCTGTGGAGCGACTCGGACACCACCGGCGACGAGGCAAAGGTCGACGTCGACGACATCGAATTGCTTCCGCCCCGGTGAGGCTCCGCGTGGCCGGTCGCGAGACATGAACCAATCGACGGGGCCCGCGTCTTGAAGGGCGTGTCCCGTCGAGTCAGCTTGCCCTTTCTGTTTTCATGCCCACCCCCCGCGAAGGCTACGTCCTTCACAGCTACGGCCCCGATCGGTACGTGAAGCACGTCGTGGCGTCGGTCCACACGCTTCGTCGACACGACCCCGACCGGCCCGTGGCCCTCTTCTGTCCGGAGCATCATCGGGCATTGCTGGAGCGTCGGGGGCTGGATGCGCACTTCGACGTGCTCGAGGACCTGCCCCGAGAGCACCGGTCGATCGTCGGGTTCAAGCACCACCTCCACCGCTTCAAGGCCTTCGAGCGGTCGCTCTTCGTGGACGCGGACATCGTGTGGTGCCGCAACCCGGATCCCCTCTGGCGGCAGTTTTCGGCCTTCCCGTTTACCGCTACCGGCCTGCAGAACGCCGATCACTTTTTTGGGGGGCCGAAGGGGCTCGGGGTCGTCGTCGACGTGCTGCTGGGGCGCCGCCGCCGCACGCTGCGTCGGCTTGGCCTCACCCGGTTGCCGCGCGTGCAGGCGGGCATGATCTACGCCCAGGACGACGCCTGCACCCGAGAGGTCGACGCGGCGGCCGCGTCCTTTCTCGATCGGGTGGGCAAGACGCACTTCCGGAGCCGGCTCGACGAGGGGCGCAGTGAGGAAACCTGCGAGTGGAGCATCGCCCTGGCCATGAGCAAGCTCGACCTGCACGTATTCCCGTGGCTGCAGGGGCGCAACAGCCCGCAGCTCGACTACATCGACAGCCTGACCGACCACGACCCGGACTTCAAGGAGGTGTCGTATCGCCTCTACACCAACCGGTTCGTATACAGCCTCCGCGGCATTTCGAACGCGTCGCTGCGCAACGCCCTACTGAGGGCGGCGGAGTCGTTGCCGAGGGCCGGCGAATACATGGAGCTGACGCCCTACGCCCTCCACTTCGGATGGCTTCACCAGAAAGAGACGTTTCGAGACTTCACCGAGCGCACCTGGGCCCGACTCGCCGAGGAGCGCACCCGGCCCCGACAGGTAACGCCACCAACCCCGGACTCGGCGTCCGCGGAGTGAGACGGGGCCCAGGACTTGCACGCAACGAGGAGGTCTGGATCTATGGCAGGCGCGTACGAGACTGACTTCCGGGCCCACCCGGAGGCCTACCGGTACGAGTCCAGCGAGCAGGGCGTGTTCAAGGTCCAGCCGTACAAGGACGAGCTGCTTCCCGACTGGGGCTTTAAGGACGAGGCCGCCGCGGAGGCCGCGGTGGAGGCCGTCCGGGAGGCGTACGAACGGTACCGGGCCGCGGACGACTTCGTGGGCATGGACATGGCGCGCAAGTACCTGCAGATGGGCTTCACCCGGGCCATGCGGTACGCAAAGTATCCGGGCGGACAGAAGTACGACGACGACGGCACCCAGCGAGAGCCCGAAGAGTGGGCCGACCCGGAGAAGCGGGCGGCGGCCGTCGTCTTCCGTGACGCGTGGCAGGCCCTCACGGACGACCCCGCGTACCAGCGCCGGAAAGAACACCACCAGAACGAGGTGTACGACCCGGACGCGAGCCCGATGGTGGGCTGAGGGGGAGGGTTGGGGGTCGGAGGGGTGAGCGGACACGATGAAAGTGAGACAGTGATGGAGGACGATCCCGCGAATCATTTCTCGGTGTCTCTTGAGTGGCACTGGGTCGACCGTGAAGGGGTGCGACTGCATGTGCGGGCGGCGGGCCCCGAGGACGGCCCGCTCGTGGTGCTGCTCCACGGCTTTCCGGAGTTCTGGTACGGGTGGCGCCGTCAGATCCCGGCCCTCGCCGCGGCGGGCTACCGGGTCGTCGTGCCGGACCAGCGCGGCTACAACCGGAGCGACGCGCCGCGGGCCGTCGCCGCCTACGACCTGGACCGTCTCGTGGACGACGTGTGCGCGGTCATCGACGCCGCGGGCCGGGCTCGCGCCTCGGTCGTGGGGCACGACTGGGGCGCGATGGTGGGCTGGCACCTTGCCCACGCCCACCCGGAGCGCCTGCGGCGCCTCGCGGTCCTCAACGTGCCGCACCCCCGCGTTTTTCGGGACACGCTCCGCACGAGCCCCACGCAGCTGCTCCGGAGCACGTACGCGCTGTTCTTTCAGGTGCCCGGCCTGCCGGAGTGGCTGCTCGGGCGCAACGACGGCCAGGGCCTCGCCACGATGCTCCGGTGGAGCGGGCGCCCCGACACGTTTGCCGACGCGGACCTTGCGGCCTACCGCCGGGCGTGGCGCCGGCCGGGCCGGCTTCGGGGCATGCTCAACTGGTACCGGGCTGCGGGCCGGCGCGCCCTGCGGCGCATTCCGCCCTCGGATCCGATCGACGTGCCGACGCTCGTGGTGTGGGGCGCCCAGGACGTGGCCCTCGGCCGGCAGATGGCGGCCCCCAGCGCCGCGATGTGTGCCGACGGGCGCCTCCGGATAATCGACGACGCCACCCACTGGGTGCAGCACGACGCCCCGGCGACCGTCAACCGGCTGCTGCTCGGCCACCTAGAGGCGTAGGAGCGGAGGGCTGTGCGGACGTAACAGTGCCGGGGACCGGTACGTGGTCAGAACAGAGCCCAAAATTCTCACTCGGTCCGTCCTTTCCTCATGCCAACCGTCCAAGGAG
This window encodes:
- a CDS encoding sodium/sugar symporter; protein product: MDPAAVAFTTLDYIIFGVYLLVIVGLGLWVSREEEGTEKDSADYFLASKALPFWAIGSSLIAANISAEQFIGMSGSGFRVGLAIASYEWMAAVTLLVIAWFFLPIYLEKEIYTMPQFLEERYDGRVRMLLAIFWLLVYVFVNLTSVLYMGGLSINVIMGLPLWASVLGLAAVATAYSLYGGLKAVAWTDVVQVVVLVGGGLLTTWVALDAYGGSEAGVVGGFTQLMSDASGRFNMILFEGELMYRNDEGALKDAYQLLPGLSVLFGGLWVANLFYWGCNQYIIQRALAAKSLKEAQRGLAFAGYLKLLLPLIVVVPGIVAFALDAPIQRGDEAYPWLLGEYVGSGFRGLAFAALVAAIISSLASMMNSASTIFTMDLYRNYTSQEAVSERRLVRIGRAVALICIVVAAALAPQLADLDQVFQYIQEYTGFVSPGVLAIFVLGLFWSKATPNAALVSAVLSIPLSAAFKFWAPGVAFLNRMLIVFFLSVALIVAISLLENEGEDHPKAIDVGGIERERDPIYNVAAFGILAITAALYAFFW
- a CDS encoding sulfotransferase, coding for MTFEDRYGWLDRLLHRTAFRAGTAQHALSDVENILYRDTLSSISVDDPVFITALPRSGTTIVLRLLWNTGRFASHTYQDMPFLLCPLFWDRFSDQFDGGTQTAERAHGDGLQVSGKSPEAFEEMIWKHFWPDAYRGHCIQPWSADDHDPAFDTFYESHMRKVVAVRRDAPSADLRYLSKNNLNIARLGALPRPLEAGTFVVPFRAPLQQAASMLQQHERFLQLHDDDDFVREYMEAIGHHEFGHGLRPVNFDGWVDDAPEPTTLAFWVRYWIAAYQHVLAHADENTVLLAYDRLVDEPRTTLSRLADLISVDPSALTGQADQVRPPRSHSVETAALSSETRRRAAALHETLKQRAPL
- a CDS encoding arylsulfotransferase family protein produces the protein MKVWFVASVALLAFLIGFAVRAARVPPNDVLKQAWMQARSTVEPPTFLKPRVHNRSGVRLERPDAMQDGVTLLTSTWKGPEGWSPRVRLINRTGDVLHEWRIDETALFADSLDLSRKHYLHGSHLLPNGDVLFNVEHGGTARVDACGNVEWRLPIGTHHSIDRAADGSFWVSDLTQSLRRTSSAYPDGYPGLEAAYFDRLTRISPEGQVLQTIGVLDILYGSDLARYVSKAYISGQQESPESDLPSTDPTHLNDVEPLPPSMADAYPLFEAGDLLVSLRNVHLVFVLDPETETVKWHASEPFIMQHDPDFIGDGWIGVFDNNRDFTERGTVQGGTRIIGIQPHTDSTRKIFPTPQSESFHTKKGGKWQLLDNGNLLLTEHHAGRVMEVAPDGRTVWEWIHPPHEGSTVPAVQEGTRYDLSPDEINEWPCASKDFVRTPTPQ
- a CDS encoding glycosyltransferase family 4 protein; translation: MRLLFVTQDFPPDVGGIQTYSWEVATRLAERVEALEVIAPRRPSAARVDRAAPPAVNRVRGRPDWLPVTALPTVARRAVRLRADVAVHAQWQTVGASALARWLTGYPRRIVCAAHGRELLFNPLSGRPGLGAAYDRFRRWSLAQPDALLPVSRYTAGLLEDQGVPPARLRVVPNGTDPERFRPRGGRALRDRLGIGARPMLLTVGRLVPRKGVDTVLRALPRIAASVPEVRYVVAGTGPARSRLERLAVRRGVSDRVHFVGHVADDALPAYYSAADLFVMPAREAPPDVEGFGLVFLEANACGTPAVGARSGGIPDAIVDRETGLLVPPAAPTALASALASLLHAPERLATLGRQGRTRTRRTANWQEVARNVHAVLSEVA
- a CDS encoding DUF3047 domain-containing protein, whose translation is MIVDNFEDDTPGTFPDGWVFVKSDEDIQSYEESRNPGETVEVREENENRYVRLITDGEALRYTKRNGVDFEWNLKDHPRLTWRWRAQQLPEGASEKGQNDTGGAVYVTFGSDWLGRPKSIKYTYSSSLPVGTTVSFGPLKVIVVDSAREPRTGEWETVQRRIRDDYRQVFGEDPPDRPVSITLWSDSDTTGDEAKVDVDDIELLPPR
- a CDS encoding DUF4385 family protein, giving the protein MAGAYETDFRAHPEAYRYESSEQGVFKVQPYKDELLPDWGFKDEAAAEAAVEAVREAYERYRAADDFVGMDMARKYLQMGFTRAMRYAKYPGGQKYDDDGTQREPEEWADPEKRAAAVVFRDAWQALTDDPAYQRRKEHHQNEVYDPDASPMVG
- a CDS encoding alpha/beta fold hydrolase — protein: MEDDPANHFSVSLEWHWVDREGVRLHVRAAGPEDGPLVVLLHGFPEFWYGWRRQIPALAAAGYRVVVPDQRGYNRSDAPRAVAAYDLDRLVDDVCAVIDAAGRARASVVGHDWGAMVGWHLAHAHPERLRRLAVLNVPHPRVFRDTLRTSPTQLLRSTYALFFQVPGLPEWLLGRNDGQGLATMLRWSGRPDTFADADLAAYRRAWRRPGRLRGMLNWYRAAGRRALRRIPPSDPIDVPTLVVWGAQDVALGRQMAAPSAAMCADGRLRIIDDATHWVQHDAPATVNRLLLGHLEA